A genome region from Mycobacteriales bacterium includes the following:
- a CDS encoding thioredoxin-like domain-containing protein, with the protein MRTTGRVRAPELRGAGGWLNTGGRDVSLAGLRGRIVLLDFWTSACANCLHVIDELRPLEATYADVLTTIGVHSPKFSHEAEHAAVAAAVQRYDVRYPVLDDPDLATWRQYAVNAWPTLVLVDPDGYVAATLLGEGHAAELDELVGELVEEYGSRLRRGDTADVIGAEAVAIPDDTDLRYPGGIAVTPSGTLLVADAGHHSLVELAADGVTVLRRIGSGERGRADGAADVASFAGPQGVAVLPAGALDGVDVLVADTANHLVRGVRLDTGEVSTVADLPRLLAGAGTIAGPIPGVFSPWDVAWWNGRIAVAAAGVHLLLSVDAREPRGAVLAGTRVEGLRDGPALDGWLAQPSALAPDGDTLWFADAETSSLRTLRDGILHTHVGEGLFDFGLVDGPAEQARFQHPLGITLLPDGDVAVLDTYNGAVRRYDPRTRTVDTLATGLAEPTGAVVVGTELVVVESAAHRLTRIPLRATAEVGTGEVTIEVVFVPPPGEKLDDRYGPSTSLMISGLESGPSQGPELVRTIPIGTEQRLRVSAYAASCDEDGEYPACHLARRDWDLRVTPGGPTDLRLTLA; encoded by the coding sequence GTGCGGACGACGGGACGGGTGCGGGCGCCGGAGCTGCGGGGCGCGGGCGGCTGGCTGAACACCGGCGGCCGGGACGTCAGCCTCGCCGGCCTGCGGGGCCGGATCGTGCTGCTGGACTTCTGGACCTCGGCCTGCGCCAACTGCCTGCACGTCATCGACGAGCTGCGCCCGCTCGAGGCCACGTACGCCGACGTGCTCACCACCATCGGCGTCCACTCGCCGAAGTTCTCGCACGAGGCCGAGCACGCCGCGGTCGCCGCCGCCGTGCAGCGCTACGACGTCCGCTATCCGGTGCTCGACGACCCGGATCTCGCGACCTGGCGGCAGTACGCGGTGAACGCCTGGCCCACGCTCGTCCTCGTCGACCCCGACGGATACGTCGCCGCGACGCTGCTCGGCGAGGGTCACGCCGCCGAGCTCGACGAGCTCGTCGGCGAGCTGGTCGAGGAGTACGGCAGCCGGCTCCGGCGCGGCGACACCGCGGACGTGATCGGGGCCGAAGCCGTCGCCATCCCGGACGACACCGACCTGCGGTATCCGGGCGGGATCGCGGTCACGCCGAGCGGGACCCTGCTGGTCGCCGACGCCGGGCACCACTCGCTGGTCGAGCTCGCCGCCGACGGGGTGACCGTGCTGCGTCGCATCGGGTCGGGCGAGCGCGGCCGGGCCGACGGCGCCGCCGACGTCGCGAGCTTCGCCGGGCCGCAGGGGGTCGCGGTGCTCCCGGCCGGGGCCCTCGACGGGGTCGACGTGCTCGTCGCGGACACCGCCAACCACCTGGTCCGCGGCGTCCGGCTGGACACCGGCGAGGTCAGCACCGTCGCCGACCTGCCCCGGCTGCTCGCCGGCGCCGGCACCATCGCCGGCCCCATCCCGGGCGTCTTCTCCCCCTGGGACGTCGCCTGGTGGAACGGACGGATCGCGGTCGCCGCCGCGGGCGTACACCTCCTGCTGTCGGTGGACGCACGCGAGCCGCGGGGTGCGGTGCTGGCGGGGACGCGGGTGGAGGGGTTGCGGGACGGGCCGGCACTGGACGGGTGGTTGGCCCAGCCGAGCGCGCTTGCGCCGGACGGCGACACGCTCTGGTTCGCCGATGCCGAAACCTCCTCGCTGCGCACGCTGCGGGACGGCATCCTGCACACCCACGTCGGCGAGGGGCTGTTCGACTTCGGCCTGGTCGACGGGCCGGCCGAGCAGGCTCGGTTCCAGCACCCGCTCGGGATCACGCTGCTGCCGGACGGGGACGTCGCCGTGCTGGACACGTACAACGGGGCGGTCCGGCGCTACGACCCGCGGACCCGGACGGTCGACACGCTCGCGACCGGGCTGGCCGAGCCGACCGGCGCGGTCGTCGTCGGCACCGAGCTGGTCGTGGTCGAGTCAGCCGCGCACCGGCTCACCCGCATCCCGTTGCGGGCGACCGCCGAGGTCGGGACCGGCGAGGTCACGATCGAGGTCGTGTTCGTGCCGCCACCGGGCGAGAAGCTCGACGACCGGTACGGGCCCTCCACCAGCCTCATGATCAGCGGTCTCGAGTCCGGCCCGAGCCAGGGTCCGGAGCTGGTCCGGACGATCCCCATCGGGACGGAGCAGCGGCTGCGGGTCAGCGCGTACGCGGCCAGTTGCGACGAGGACGGCGAGTACCCGGCCTGTCACCTGGCCCGCCGCGACTGGGACCTCCGGGTCACCCCGGGCGGCCCCACCGACCTCCGGCTCACCCTCGCCTAG
- a CDS encoding dihydrolipoamide acetyltransferase family protein yields the protein MPTFKQFRLPDAGEGLTEAEILKWYVKPGDLVVVNQTIVEIETAKAAVELPSPFAGAITELLVPEGATVDVGTPIVTVDVDPDGAPGVPAQAQAAEDLVPSPPADEAVEPGLIGSPAPGGRTAVLVGYGPRSVVAKRRARKGSSPAPVATVHPEPEPEPVPEPPAPREPVRSNGSGQVAVLAKPPVRKLARDLGVDLATVNGSGRGGVITRADIETAAQSTGQPAAEPVAAPAAAVWDGTREQRIPIKGVRKHTAAAMVSSAFTAPHVTEWMTVDMTETMRLRDRVAAMPDFVGIKVSPLLFVARALLLAVRRHPMINSAWDEQAQEIVVKEYVNLGIAAATPRGLVVPNIKDAARLSVRELAEAIKGLTDTARAGKTTPADMSGGTITITNVGVFGVDGGTPILNPGETAILALGSVREMPWVVDGQLAVRQVTQLSLSFDHRIVDGQLGSQFLADLAAMLADPSLALAWG from the coding sequence GTGCCGACCTTCAAGCAGTTCAGGCTCCCCGACGCCGGGGAGGGGCTCACCGAGGCCGAGATCCTGAAGTGGTACGTCAAGCCCGGTGACCTGGTCGTCGTCAACCAGACGATCGTGGAGATCGAGACGGCCAAGGCGGCGGTCGAGCTGCCGAGCCCGTTCGCCGGCGCGATCACCGAGTTGCTCGTCCCGGAGGGCGCGACGGTCGACGTCGGGACGCCGATCGTGACCGTGGACGTCGACCCCGACGGCGCTCCCGGGGTGCCGGCCCAGGCCCAGGCGGCCGAGGACCTCGTGCCCTCGCCGCCGGCCGACGAGGCGGTCGAGCCCGGGCTCATCGGCAGCCCGGCACCGGGCGGCCGGACCGCGGTGCTCGTCGGGTATGGGCCGCGGTCCGTCGTGGCGAAGCGCCGCGCTCGCAAGGGCAGCAGCCCGGCCCCGGTCGCGACGGTTCACCCAGAGCCAGAGCCAGAGCCCGTCCCGGAGCCGCCCGCGCCACGGGAGCCGGTCCGGTCCAACGGGTCCGGCCAGGTCGCGGTGCTGGCCAAGCCACCGGTGCGCAAGCTGGCCCGGGATCTCGGGGTCGACCTCGCCACCGTGAACGGGTCCGGCCGTGGCGGCGTGATCACCCGCGCCGACATCGAGACGGCCGCCCAGTCGACGGGTCAGCCGGCGGCCGAGCCGGTCGCGGCGCCGGCGGCCGCCGTCTGGGACGGCACCCGGGAGCAGCGGATCCCGATCAAGGGGGTGCGCAAGCACACCGCGGCCGCGATGGTGTCCAGCGCGTTCACCGCTCCGCACGTCACGGAGTGGATGACGGTCGACATGACCGAGACGATGCGGCTGCGGGACCGCGTCGCCGCGATGCCGGACTTCGTCGGGATCAAGGTCAGCCCGCTGCTGTTCGTCGCCCGCGCGCTGCTGCTCGCGGTCCGGCGGCACCCGATGATCAATTCCGCCTGGGACGAGCAGGCGCAGGAGATCGTGGTCAAGGAGTACGTGAACCTGGGCATCGCGGCGGCCACGCCACGAGGGCTGGTCGTCCCGAACATCAAGGACGCGGCCCGGCTCTCGGTGCGGGAGCTGGCCGAGGCGATCAAGGGGCTGACCGACACGGCGCGGGCGGGCAAGACCACCCCGGCCGACATGTCCGGCGGGACGATCACGATCACCAACGTCGGCGTGTTCGGGGTCGACGGCGGGACGCCGATCCTCAACCCGGGTGAGACCGCGATCCTCGCGCTCGGCTCGGTCCGGGAGATGCCCTGGGTGGTGGACGGGCAGCTCGCGGTCCGGCAGGTGACCCAGCTGTCGCTGTCCTTCGACCACCGGATCGTCGACGGGCAGCTCGGGTCGCAGTTCCTGGCCGACCTGGCGGCGATGCTGGCCGATCCGAGCCTGGCCCTGGCCTGGGGGTGA
- a CDS encoding alpha-ketoacid dehydrogenase subunit beta: MATYTLAKALNDGLRAAMDADPKVLVMGEDVGKLGGVFRVTDGLQKDFGEDRVIDTPLAESGIIGTAIGLAMRGYRPVCEIQFDGFVYPAFDQIVSQLAKMHYRSKGNVALPVTIRIPFGGGIGAVEHHSESPEAYFAHTAGLKVVACSNPADGYHMIKQAVASDDPVIFLEPKRRYWEKAEFDQSDTPQQLHQARVIRPGTDLTIAAYGPMVKVALDAATAAEEDGRQLEVIDLRSLSPLDSDTVLDSVRRTGRLVVVHEAPVTLGLGSELAARVTEQAFYSLEAPVLRVGGFDTPYPPSRLEEDFLPDLDRVLDAVDRSLAF, from the coding sequence ATGGCGACCTACACGCTGGCCAAGGCGCTGAACGACGGGTTGCGCGCGGCCATGGATGCGGATCCCAAGGTCCTGGTCATGGGCGAGGATGTGGGAAAGCTCGGCGGGGTCTTCCGGGTCACCGACGGCCTGCAGAAGGACTTCGGCGAAGACCGGGTCATCGACACCCCGCTGGCCGAGTCCGGGATCATCGGCACCGCGATCGGGCTGGCCATGCGCGGCTACCGGCCGGTCTGCGAGATCCAGTTCGACGGCTTCGTCTACCCGGCCTTCGATCAGATCGTCAGCCAACTGGCGAAGATGCACTACCGGTCCAAGGGCAACGTGGCGCTGCCGGTCACGATCCGGATCCCGTTCGGCGGCGGTATCGGTGCGGTCGAGCACCACAGCGAGTCCCCCGAGGCCTACTTCGCGCACACCGCCGGCCTCAAGGTCGTGGCCTGCTCGAACCCGGCCGACGGCTACCACATGATCAAGCAGGCGGTCGCGTCCGACGACCCGGTGATCTTCCTGGAGCCCAAGCGGCGCTATTGGGAGAAGGCCGAGTTCGACCAGTCCGACACCCCGCAGCAGCTGCACCAGGCCCGGGTCATCCGGCCGGGCACGGACCTGACCATCGCGGCGTACGGGCCGATGGTGAAGGTGGCCCTCGACGCCGCGACCGCGGCCGAGGAGGACGGGCGCCAGCTCGAGGTGATCGACCTGCGCTCGCTGTCCCCGTTGGACTCCGACACCGTGCTCGACTCGGTCCGGCGGACCGGCCGACTGGTGGTGGTGCACGAGGCGCCGGTGACGCTCGGCCTCGGGTCCGAGCTCGCCGCCCGCGTCACCGAGCAGGCGTTCTACTCGCTGGAGGCCCCGGTGCTGCGGGTGGGCGGGTTCGACACGCCCTATCCGCCGTCCCGGCTGGAGGAGGACTTCCTGCCCGACCTCGACCGGGTGCTCGACGCCGTCGACCGCTCGCTCGCCTTCTAG
- the pdhA gene encoding pyruvate dehydrogenase (acetyl-transferring) E1 component subunit alpha — protein MTLGDIGVPVVPEPSGGPDLVQLLTPEGERVEHPDYPLDISAEDVRALYRDLVLVRRLDVEATALQRQGELGIWASLLGQEAAQIGSGRALRPGDMAFPSYREHGVAWCKGVQPSELLSLYRGNDFGGWNPAERNLALYSIVIGAQTLHATGYAMGMQRDGGEDAVIAYFGDGASSQGDVNEAFVWASVFNAPVVFFCQNNQWAISEPIEKQSRIPLYQRARGFGFPGVRVDGNDVLACLAATRAALDAARTGQGPTLIEAFTYRMGAHTTSDDPTRYRLASELEIWRLRDPIERVKAYLSRSGQADASFFDSVEEEAVDLAAQVRAACVDMPDPDPLEIFSEVYAEQTPHLTAQRDGYAAYLDSFEEAQH, from the coding sequence ATGACCTTGGGTGACATCGGAGTCCCCGTCGTTCCTGAACCCAGCGGCGGGCCTGATCTGGTGCAGCTGCTCACCCCGGAAGGCGAGCGGGTCGAGCATCCCGACTATCCCCTCGACATCTCGGCCGAGGACGTACGCGCGCTCTATCGCGATCTCGTCCTCGTCCGCCGGCTCGACGTCGAGGCGACCGCATTGCAGCGGCAGGGCGAGTTGGGCATCTGGGCGTCACTGCTCGGCCAGGAGGCCGCGCAGATCGGGTCGGGCCGGGCCCTGCGCCCGGGTGACATGGCTTTCCCGAGCTACCGCGAGCACGGCGTGGCCTGGTGCAAGGGCGTACAGCCGAGCGAGCTGCTCAGCCTCTACCGGGGCAACGACTTCGGCGGGTGGAACCCGGCCGAGCGCAACCTGGCCCTCTACTCGATCGTCATCGGCGCGCAGACCCTGCACGCGACCGGCTACGCGATGGGCATGCAGCGCGACGGCGGCGAGGACGCCGTGATCGCGTACTTCGGCGACGGCGCCTCCAGCCAGGGCGACGTCAACGAGGCGTTCGTCTGGGCCAGCGTGTTCAACGCGCCGGTGGTGTTCTTCTGCCAGAACAACCAGTGGGCGATCTCCGAGCCGATCGAGAAGCAGTCCCGCATCCCGCTCTACCAGCGGGCCCGAGGCTTCGGCTTTCCCGGCGTCCGGGTCGATGGCAACGACGTGCTGGCCTGTCTGGCGGCGACGCGGGCGGCGCTGGACGCGGCCCGCACGGGGCAGGGGCCGACGCTGATCGAGGCCTTCACCTACCGCATGGGCGCGCACACCACGTCCGACGACCCGACCCGCTACCGGCTGGCCAGTGAGCTGGAGATCTGGCGACTGCGCGACCCGATCGAGCGGGTGAAGGCCTACCTCTCCCGCTCCGGCCAGGCCGACGCGAGCTTCTTCGACTCCGTCGAGGAGGAGGCGGTCGACCTGGCCGCCCAGGTCCGCGCGGCCTGCGTGGACATGCCGGACCCGGATCCGCTGGAGATCTTCAGCGAGGTGTACGCGGAGCAGACCCCGCACCTGACCGCTCAGCGCGACGGCTACGCGGCGTACCTCGACTCCTTCGAGGAGGCGCAGCACTGA